A DNA window from Staphylococcus warneri contains the following coding sequences:
- a CDS encoding zinc metallopeptidase, which yields MSLISMIIYFVILMVIPMWAQHKVKSNYEKYSQVRSTSGKTGREVAEEILHANGIYDVDVVKGDGFLTDHYDPNKKVVCLSPANYDRPSVAGTAIAAHECGHAIQHQQGYVFLRFRSALVPVANLGSSLSYMVIMLGIVLTALGSAFGSTALWIGAGLMSLAVLFSIVTLPVEFDASSRAMKQITALNIVNEKEYKHAKKVLSAAAMTYVASTAVALAELARIILIARSSD from the coding sequence TTGTCTTTAATATCAATGATTATTTATTTTGTAATATTAATGGTCATCCCTATGTGGGCACAACATAAAGTTAAATCTAATTATGAAAAATACTCACAGGTTAGATCCACTAGTGGTAAAACTGGTCGTGAAGTAGCTGAAGAGATTTTACATGCAAACGGCATTTACGATGTCGATGTAGTTAAAGGTGATGGCTTCTTAACAGACCACTATGACCCAAACAAAAAAGTTGTTTGTTTATCTCCTGCAAACTACGATAGACCTTCTGTTGCTGGTACAGCTATTGCAGCCCACGAATGTGGACACGCAATACAACACCAACAAGGTTATGTTTTCTTAAGATTCAGATCAGCATTGGTACCTGTTGCAAACTTAGGTAGTTCACTAAGTTATATGGTTATTATGTTAGGTATCGTGTTAACTGCATTAGGCAGTGCATTCGGATCTACTGCATTATGGATTGGTGCAGGTTTAATGTCACTTGCTGTTTTATTCTCAATAGTGACATTACCAGTCGAATTCGACGCCAGTTCACGTGCAATGAAACAAATCACAGCATTGAATATCGTAAATGAGAAAGAGTACAAACACGCTAAGAAGGTATTATCAGCTGCAGCAATGACATATGTTGCATCTACTGCAGTAGCATTAGCCGAATTAGCTCGTATTATTTTAATCGCTAGATCAAGTGATTAA
- a CDS encoding YpiB family protein → MNNSLTKMKQSFIEYLLFHYEFKSRISVWVLNYLKASPKKLQYIHFVDESIKHHQTLQIAEVDSHASAIQFNDRHQQLVNTNAIFELIANNEFSFDIQLHFSPKEQRESRLDDLILAQLIHSPNYSSYVQDLYAISMNERKQATLIERLQDNIDLSLQMKEQERFYQLTQILNVLKSKQIKNDNGDYNDDN, encoded by the coding sequence ATGAATAACTCCCTAACTAAAATGAAACAAAGCTTTATCGAATATCTTTTATTTCATTATGAATTTAAATCTCGAATTTCAGTTTGGGTATTAAATTATTTGAAAGCGAGTCCTAAAAAGCTACAATATATCCATTTTGTTGATGAAAGCATCAAACACCATCAAACTTTACAGATTGCAGAAGTAGATTCACATGCTTCTGCAATTCAATTTAATGATAGACATCAACAACTAGTTAATACGAATGCAATTTTCGAATTGATAGCTAATAACGAATTTTCATTTGATATTCAATTACATTTTTCACCTAAGGAACAACGTGAAAGCCGCTTAGATGATCTGATACTTGCACAATTAATTCATTCACCGAATTATTCATCTTATGTACAAGATTTATATGCCATTTCGATGAATGAACGTAAACAAGCAACATTAATCGAGCGCTTGCAAGATAATATTGATTTAAGTCTTCAAATGAAAGAACAAGAACGGTTTTATCAATTAACACAAATTCTGAACGTTCTAAAGTCTAAACAAATTAAAAACGATAACGGAGACTATAACGATGACAATTAA
- the ndk gene encoding nucleoside-diphosphate kinase, which translates to MERTFLMIKPDAVQRNLIGEIISRIENKGLKLVGGKLMQVPQELAEKHYGEHEGKPFYNNLISFITSAPVFAMVVEGEDAVAVSRHIIGSTNPSEAAPGSIRGDLGLTVGRNIIHGSDSVESAEREINLWFKEEEISSYESPRDAWLYE; encoded by the coding sequence GTGGAACGTACATTTTTAATGATTAAACCAGATGCAGTACAAAGAAATTTAATTGGAGAAATTATTTCTCGAATTGAAAACAAAGGATTAAAACTTGTAGGCGGTAAGTTAATGCAAGTACCACAAGAATTAGCAGAAAAACATTATGGTGAGCATGAAGGAAAACCTTTCTACAATAATTTAATCTCTTTCATTACTTCAGCACCAGTTTTTGCAATGGTTGTTGAAGGTGAAGATGCTGTTGCAGTATCTCGTCATATTATCGGAAGTACAAACCCATCTGAGGCTGCTCCTGGTTCAATTAGAGGAGATTTAGGTTTAACAGTTGGTAGAAATATCATCCACGGTTCTGACTCTGTTGAATCAGCAGAAAGAGAAATTAACTTATGGTTCAAAGAAGAAGAAATCAGTAGTTACGAATCTCCTAGAGACGCTTGGTTATACGAATAA
- a CDS encoding nucleotide pyrophosphohydrolase codes for MKSMTQMQKEVDDYISQFKAGYFSPLANLARLTEEVGELSREINHQYGEKKKKDTEEENTIKAELGDNLFVLLCIANSLDIDMTESFNETMDKFNTRDHDRFERK; via the coding sequence TTGAAATCAATGACTCAAATGCAAAAAGAAGTAGATGATTATATTAGTCAATTTAAAGCAGGTTATTTTTCTCCATTAGCTAATCTTGCTAGACTAACAGAGGAAGTCGGAGAATTGTCTAGAGAAATCAATCATCAATACGGCGAAAAGAAAAAGAAAGATACAGAAGAAGAGAATACAATTAAAGCAGAATTAGGCGACAATTTATTTGTATTATTATGTATTGCCAATTCTCTAGATATCGATATGACAGAAAGCTTTAATGAAACAATGGACAAATTTAATACTCGAGATCATGATCGATTCGAAAGAAAATAA
- the aroC gene encoding chorismate synthase, producing MRYLTSGESHGPQLTVIIEGVPANLEIKAEDINKEMFKRQGGYGRGRRMQIEKDAIEIVSGVRNGYTLGSPITLVVTNDDFTHWRNIMGVEPISDEERENMKRTITKPRPGHADLIGGMKYNHRDLRNVLERSSARETAARVAVGAVSKILLDQLDIHIYSRVVEIGGIKDEGLYDVDTFKSNVDKNDVRVINEDIAQQMRDKIDQAKKDGDSIGGVVQVMAENMPVGIGSYVHYDRKLDGRIAQGVVSINAFKGVSFGEGFKAAEKPGSEIQDEIMYNETQGYYRASNHLGGFEGGMSNGMPIIVNGVMKPIPTLYKPLNSVDINTKEDFKATIERSDSCAVPAASVVCEHVVAFELAKALLEEFQANHIDQLKAQITERRQLNIEF from the coding sequence ATGAGATATTTAACCTCTGGTGAATCACATGGCCCACAACTAACAGTAATTATTGAAGGTGTACCAGCTAATTTGGAAATTAAAGCTGAAGATATTAATAAAGAGATGTTTAAGAGACAAGGTGGCTACGGTAGAGGACGTCGTATGCAGATTGAAAAAGATGCTATTGAAATTGTTTCTGGTGTAAGAAATGGTTATACCTTAGGTAGTCCTATCACACTTGTCGTTACAAACGATGACTTTACACATTGGAGAAATATTATGGGTGTTGAGCCAATAAGCGATGAAGAAAGAGAAAATATGAAACGTACAATTACTAAACCTAGACCAGGTCATGCAGACCTTATTGGTGGTATGAAGTACAACCATCGTGATCTTCGTAATGTTTTAGAACGTTCATCAGCTAGAGAAACAGCTGCTCGTGTAGCTGTTGGCGCTGTGTCTAAAATTTTATTAGACCAATTAGATATCCATATCTATAGTCGTGTAGTAGAAATTGGTGGTATCAAAGACGAAGGTTTATATGATGTTGATACATTTAAATCTAATGTAGATAAAAACGACGTTCGAGTTATTAACGAAGATATCGCTCAACAAATGAGAGATAAAATAGATCAAGCTAAAAAAGATGGCGACTCAATTGGTGGCGTCGTTCAAGTTATGGCTGAAAACATGCCTGTAGGTATAGGTAGTTATGTCCATTACGATAGAAAATTAGATGGCCGTATTGCTCAAGGTGTTGTAAGTATCAATGCGTTTAAAGGTGTGAGTTTCGGTGAAGGTTTTAAAGCAGCTGAGAAACCTGGTAGTGAAATTCAAGATGAAATCATGTATAACGAAACACAAGGATACTACAGAGCATCAAATCATTTAGGTGGTTTTGAAGGTGGTATGTCTAATGGGATGCCAATTATTGTTAATGGTGTAATGAAACCAATACCAACTTTATATAAACCTTTAAACTCTGTAGATATCAATACTAAAGAAGATTTCAAAGCGACTATTGAAAGATCTGATAGTTGTGCTGTGCCAGCAGCAAGTGTTGTTTGTGAACATGTCGTTGCATTCGAACTTGCTAAAGCCCTACTAGAAGAATTTCAAGCCAATCATATCGACCAACTTAAAGCACAAATAACAGAACGCAGACAATTAAATATCGAATTCTAA
- a CDS encoding DUF1405 domain-containing protein → MTIKQYWEVSLYYRPFLIFLLICNVLGTIYGYDWYSGQLYITPTYFLPFVPDSPTASLFLSIAIGLLLFNRSSSIIEALAFVTLVKYGVWAVIMNIIMFMIDGEITINGLMLLLSHGIMALQAFYFYPRFKITTIGFIVSFIWVLVNDYIDYVKMQFPYYKFIASHVVEIGVLSICLSIISLILYLYLERIIKVKSFD, encoded by the coding sequence ATGACAATTAAACAATATTGGGAAGTTTCATTGTATTATCGTCCATTTTTAATTTTTTTACTTATATGCAACGTATTAGGGACAATTTATGGTTACGATTGGTATAGTGGTCAACTCTATATCACTCCTACTTATTTTTTACCATTTGTACCTGATAGTCCAACCGCTTCATTATTTTTATCAATTGCGATTGGTTTATTATTATTTAATCGATCATCATCGATTATCGAAGCGCTTGCCTTTGTCACACTCGTAAAATATGGTGTTTGGGCAGTGATTATGAACATCATCATGTTTATGATTGATGGTGAGATAACTATAAATGGACTCATGCTCTTGTTATCTCATGGAATTATGGCACTTCAAGCCTTTTACTTTTATCCTCGTTTTAAAATTACGACAATAGGCTTTATCGTCTCTTTCATTTGGGTGTTAGTGAACGATTATATTGATTACGTAAAAATGCAATTTCCTTATTATAAGTTTATTGCTTCCCATGTTGTAGAAATTGGAGTATTATCTATTTGTCTAAGTATCATTTCACTAATTTTATATTTATATTTAGAACGTATCATTAAAGTTAAATCATTTGATTAA
- the aroB gene encoding 3-dehydroquinate synthase, which yields MKLNTTYANNNYPIIVEHGAINQLNDINKSYDQSFFIIDDTVYHLFKDKLDQLIQTNHATKIIIPSGEQTKTFAHFHDIIESILSYQITRNTSIVAIGGGATGDFAGFVASSLLRGVAFIQVPTTILAHDSSIGGKVGINSQHGKNLIGAFYRPSAVLYDLDFLSTLPYSEVLSGYAEVYKHALLNGEADTRQIEQHFSNKDALASLNDMEIYIYKGIETKLNIVINDEKEQGVRKFLNLGHTFGHAIEYKYKIPHGHAVMIGIVYQFIVANHLLKTNYDINHYLNYLDALAYPIHIIKELDFDDIYQFMLLDKKNNHDGIQMVLLKSLGNAVVQHVDQSTHLAAFKELQSKIK from the coding sequence ATGAAGTTAAACACAACATACGCTAACAATAACTATCCTATCATTGTAGAACATGGCGCGATCAATCAATTAAATGATATCAACAAATCATATGATCAATCATTTTTTATCATCGATGATACTGTTTATCATTTATTTAAGGACAAATTAGACCAATTAATCCAAACTAATCATGCTACTAAAATAATCATACCATCGGGTGAACAAACAAAGACATTTGCACATTTCCATGACATCATTGAATCCATACTCAGTTATCAAATTACACGTAACACGTCAATTGTAGCTATTGGTGGTGGTGCAACAGGAGATTTTGCTGGATTCGTTGCATCAAGTTTATTAAGAGGCGTTGCATTTATACAAGTACCGACGACCATTTTAGCTCACGATTCAAGTATCGGAGGTAAAGTAGGTATTAATTCGCAACATGGTAAAAATCTGATAGGTGCCTTTTATCGTCCTAGTGCCGTTTTATATGATTTAGACTTTTTATCAACGTTGCCTTATAGTGAAGTACTTAGTGGTTATGCGGAAGTTTATAAACATGCTTTGCTCAATGGTGAAGCAGATACTAGACAAATAGAACAGCATTTTTCAAATAAAGACGCTTTAGCCTCATTAAATGATATGGAAATATATATTTATAAAGGAATTGAAACGAAACTCAATATTGTAATTAATGATGAAAAAGAGCAAGGTGTTCGTAAATTTTTAAATTTAGGACATACCTTCGGACATGCTATTGAGTATAAATATAAAATACCACATGGGCATGCAGTAATGATTGGTATTGTATATCAGTTTATTGTAGCGAATCACTTATTAAAAACAAACTACGATATTAATCATTACTTAAATTATTTAGATGCTTTAGCATATCCAATCCATATCATTAAAGAACTTGATTTCGATGACATTTATCAATTTATGCTTTTAGATAAAAAGAACAATCATGATGGCATTCAGATGGTATTATTAAAATCTTTAGGTAATGCAGTCGTTCAACACGTTGATCAATCTACACATCTAGCTGCATTTAAAGAACTTCAATCAAAAATTAAGTAG
- a CDS encoding tetratricopeptide repeat protein has translation MEDIYKLIDDINLQKLTNLDTRVNEVLSSNNDDALFILGETLYNFGLTPQGLEVFRTLYHRYPDESELLIYFIEGLMSENQTDEALEYLSQVEASTEKLMLEADLYQQINMLEVAIDKIQAAIQLEPNDPILHFALAELLYFDGQYLRATTEYETVLETGEYEVNGINLFSRQADCSLQSGNYSDAIRLYDEINETEMNSEDYFKKAIAYEKNDITQEAIKIMKSLLSKDPDFLQGYFYLQSLYENEKNYPDAIEIGKEGLRLSQFYKELMVSTGSLEIEHGDANEGVTLLKQALEVDNAYHEPLLILSDLYRSEEDYEAIIELLTYVDEEDLDPVFMWHLAYAYGQEERDKEAQHFFELAYPTLKSQSEFLSDYYFYLLEIGQKDQAKSILDQLLEMDPSNETWHDEAMRLQS, from the coding sequence ATGGAAGATATCTACAAATTAATAGACGATATCAATTTACAAAAACTAACAAATTTAGATACACGTGTGAATGAAGTGCTTAGTTCTAATAACGATGACGCATTATTCATATTAGGTGAAACGCTATATAATTTTGGCTTAACACCTCAAGGTTTAGAAGTTTTCAGAACGTTATACCATAGATATCCTGATGAAAGTGAATTACTCATTTACTTTATTGAAGGATTAATGTCAGAGAATCAAACTGATGAAGCGTTAGAATATTTAAGTCAAGTTGAAGCATCTACTGAAAAACTAATGCTTGAAGCCGACTTATATCAACAAATAAACATGCTTGAAGTCGCAATCGATAAGATACAAGCAGCCATTCAGCTAGAACCAAACGATCCTATTTTACACTTTGCATTAGCAGAATTACTTTATTTTGATGGACAATATCTGCGTGCAACTACTGAATATGAGACTGTACTTGAAACAGGTGAATATGAAGTGAATGGTATCAATCTGTTCTCGAGACAAGCAGATTGTAGTTTACAAAGTGGGAACTATAGCGATGCGATTCGTTTATATGATGAAATTAATGAAACTGAGATGAATTCAGAAGATTATTTCAAAAAAGCAATTGCATATGAAAAAAATGATATAACGCAAGAAGCCATTAAGATTATGAAGTCATTATTATCTAAAGATCCTGACTTCTTACAGGGGTACTTCTACTTACAATCTTTATACGAAAACGAGAAAAATTATCCTGATGCCATTGAAATTGGTAAAGAGGGATTAAGACTTAGTCAATTTTATAAAGAACTAATGGTATCAACTGGTAGTTTAGAAATAGAACATGGCGATGCTAATGAAGGTGTTACTTTATTAAAACAAGCATTAGAAGTAGACAATGCTTATCATGAACCATTACTTATTTTAAGTGATTTATATAGAAGTGAAGAGGACTACGAAGCTATAATTGAATTATTAACTTATGTAGATGAAGAAGACCTAGATCCTGTATTTATGTGGCATTTAGCCTATGCATATGGGCAAGAAGAGAGAGACAAAGAAGCACAACATTTCTTTGAACTGGCTTATCCTACACTTAAATCACAATCTGAATTTTTAAGTGACTACTATTTCTATTTATTAGAAATTGGTCAAAAAGATCAAGCTAAATCAATACTAGACCAATTATTAGAAATGGATCCAAGTAATGAAACATGGCACGATGAAGCTATGAGATTACAGTCTTAA
- the aroA gene encoding 3-phosphoshikimate 1-carboxyvinyltransferase — MSTAETIQINGPLQGEIEVPGDKSMTHRAIMLASLATGQTQIYKPLLGEDCKRTMNIFRLLGVSITEEEDRLIVDSPGYQHFKTPHQVLYTGNSGTTTRLLAGLLSGIGIESVLSGDVSIGKRPMDRVLNPLLQMNANICGVEGNYTPLIIKPSEIKGMTYTMEVASAQVKSAILFASIFSKESSSITEIDVSRNHTETMFNHFNIPITVNGKTIITEPLAVQDIKPHDFHVPGDISSAAFFIVAALITPGSDVTIHNVGINPTRSGIIDIVQQMGGRIELTNVTEEAEPTASIRVQYTPNLKPIQIHGELVPRAIDELPVIALLCTQASGTSVIKDAEELKVKETNRIDTTADMLNQLGFELQPTNDGLIIHPSEFKTSVTVDSQTDHRIGMMLAISSLLSSEPLTIEQFDAVNVSFPGFLPKLKLLENEGK, encoded by the coding sequence ATGTCGACTGCAGAAACAATTCAAATTAATGGTCCTTTGCAAGGCGAAATAGAAGTCCCAGGGGATAAATCAATGACACATCGAGCGATTATGCTCGCTTCATTAGCCACAGGACAAACACAAATATACAAACCTTTACTTGGTGAAGATTGTAAACGAACAATGAATATTTTTAGACTTTTAGGTGTTTCAATTACCGAAGAAGAAGATAGATTAATTGTCGATTCACCTGGCTACCAACATTTTAAAACACCTCACCAAGTGCTCTATACAGGTAATTCAGGAACTACCACACGCTTATTAGCTGGTCTACTAAGCGGCATTGGTATTGAAAGTGTACTATCTGGTGATGTGTCTATTGGTAAAAGGCCTATGGATAGAGTGCTTAATCCTTTATTACAAATGAATGCAAATATTTGTGGTGTAGAGGGTAACTATACGCCACTCATTATTAAGCCTTCCGAAATCAAAGGAATGACTTATACAATGGAAGTAGCAAGCGCTCAAGTAAAAAGTGCTATTTTATTTGCAAGCATTTTTTCAAAGGAATCCTCGAGTATTACTGAAATTGATGTGAGTCGTAACCATACTGAAACGATGTTTAATCATTTTAATATCCCTATTACTGTAAATGGTAAAACGATTATCACAGAGCCTTTAGCAGTACAAGATATAAAACCACATGACTTCCATGTACCTGGAGATATTTCTTCAGCAGCCTTTTTCATCGTTGCAGCCTTAATAACTCCTGGAAGTGATGTTACAATTCATAATGTTGGCATTAACCCAACACGTTCCGGTATCATAGATATCGTTCAACAAATGGGTGGTCGTATTGAGTTAACTAATGTAACTGAAGAAGCTGAACCAACAGCGTCTATTAGAGTTCAATACACACCTAATTTAAAGCCAATACAAATTCATGGAGAACTAGTACCAAGAGCCATAGATGAATTACCAGTGATTGCATTATTATGTACACAAGCATCAGGTACAAGCGTTATTAAAGATGCTGAAGAGTTGAAGGTTAAAGAAACGAATCGTATCGATACAACAGCAGACATGCTAAATCAATTAGGTTTCGAATTACAACCTACAAATGATGGACTTATTATTCATCCGTCGGAATTTAAAACAAGTGTGACTGTAGATAGTCAAACTGATCATCGTATTGGTATGATGTTAGCTATTTCATCTTTATTAAGTTCTGAACCTTTAACGATTGAACAATTTGATGCAGTCAATGTTTCATTTCCAGGCTTCTTACCAAAACTAAAGCTTTTAGAAAATGAGGGAAAATAG